The Lycium barbarum isolate Lr01 chromosome 12, ASM1917538v2, whole genome shotgun sequence genome includes a region encoding these proteins:
- the LOC132621831 gene encoding uncharacterized protein LOC132621831 isoform X1, with protein MNMCLQNVILKCTGLFSAETVKKIRKPKLWKHSEPITRAQLVQMRDEFWDTAPHYGGRKEIWDALRAAAEADVSLAQAIVDSAGIIVQAPDLTVCYDERGAKYELPKYVLSEPTNLTGEN; from the exons ATG AATATGTGTTTACAGAATGTTATATTGAAGTGCACAGGATTGTTTAGTGCTG AAACTGTTAAGAAGATACGAAAACCAAAGCTATGGAAACACTCAGAACCAATAACAAGAGCTCAGCTTGTGCAGATGCGTGATGAATTCTGGGACACTGCGCCACACTATGGGGGACGAAAAG AGATCTGGGATGCGCTACGTGCTGCTGCAGAGGCAGACGTAAGCCTTGCACAAGCAATCGTGGACAGTGCTGGAATAATTGTTCAAGCCCCTGATTTAACTGTCTGCTATGATGAGAGAG GTGCCAAGTATGAGTTGCCCAAATATGTTTTGAGCGAACCAACAAATTTGACTGGTGAAAACTGA
- the LOC132621831 gene encoding uncharacterized protein LOC132621831 isoform X3, which produces MGCAGSSPSKGDETVKKIRKPKLWKHSEPITRAQLVQMRDEFWDTAPHYGGRKEIWDALRAAAEADVSLAQAIVDSAGIIVQAPDLTVCYDERGAKYELPKYVLSEPTNLTGEN; this is translated from the exons ATGGGTTGCGCTGGATCCTCACCTTCCAAAGGAGATG AAACTGTTAAGAAGATACGAAAACCAAAGCTATGGAAACACTCAGAACCAATAACAAGAGCTCAGCTTGTGCAGATGCGTGATGAATTCTGGGACACTGCGCCACACTATGGGGGACGAAAAG AGATCTGGGATGCGCTACGTGCTGCTGCAGAGGCAGACGTAAGCCTTGCACAAGCAATCGTGGACAGTGCTGGAATAATTGTTCAAGCCCCTGATTTAACTGTCTGCTATGATGAGAGAG GTGCCAAGTATGAGTTGCCCAAATATGTTTTGAGCGAACCAACAAATTTGACTGGTGAAAACTGA
- the LOC132621831 gene encoding uncharacterized protein LOC132621831 isoform X2 has translation MCLQNVILKCTGLFSAETVKKIRKPKLWKHSEPITRAQLVQMRDEFWDTAPHYGGRKEIWDALRAAAEADVSLAQAIVDSAGIIVQAPDLTVCYDERGAKYELPKYVLSEPTNLTGEN, from the exons ATGTGTTTACAGAATGTTATATTGAAGTGCACAGGATTGTTTAGTGCTG AAACTGTTAAGAAGATACGAAAACCAAAGCTATGGAAACACTCAGAACCAATAACAAGAGCTCAGCTTGTGCAGATGCGTGATGAATTCTGGGACACTGCGCCACACTATGGGGGACGAAAAG AGATCTGGGATGCGCTACGTGCTGCTGCAGAGGCAGACGTAAGCCTTGCACAAGCAATCGTGGACAGTGCTGGAATAATTGTTCAAGCCCCTGATTTAACTGTCTGCTATGATGAGAGAG GTGCCAAGTATGAGTTGCCCAAATATGTTTTGAGCGAACCAACAAATTTGACTGGTGAAAACTGA
- the LOC132623335 gene encoding dihydroorotase, mitochondrial isoform X1, with protein sequence MLASKGAAVSDCRVMRTLFFPSKISHIPVVRFGRKSSFKAYSAKMELSITRPDDWHLHLRDGDVLNAVVPHSAQHFGRAIVMPNLKPPITTTAAAVAYREEILKSLPADSDFNPLMTLYLTDTTSPLEIKLARESQVVFGVKLYPAGATTNSQDGVTDLFGKCLPVLQEMVEHNMPLLVHGEVTNPEVDMFDREKVFIETVLRPLVQKFPRLKVVMEHVTTKDAVKFVESCTEGSVAATVTPQHLVLNRNSLFQGGLQPHNFCLPVLKREIHRQALVSAVTSGSKRFFLGTDSAPHDRRRKECSCGCAGIYNAPVALSVYAKVFEKENALDKLEAFTSFNGPDFYGLPRNNSKIKLSKTPWKVPGSFSYASGDIVPMFAGEMLDWLPSPL encoded by the exons ATGCTGGCTTCTAAAGGAGCAGCTGTCTCAGATTGTAGAGTGATGAGGACCTTATTCTTCCCCTCCAAA ATTTCACATATACCAGTTGTTAGATTTGGACGGAAAAGCTCGTTTAAAGCCTACAGTGCCAAGATGGAGCTCTCTATCACACGACCTGATGATTGGCATCTTCATCTTCGTGATGGTGACGTTCTTAACGCAGTTGTCCCTCACAG TGCACAGCATTTTGGGAGGGCAATAGTCATGCCAAATTTGAAGCCTCCTATCACTACCACCGCTGCTGCTGTAGCATACCGGGAAGAAATATTGAAATCTTTGCCTGCCGATAGTGATTTCAATCCTCTTATGACACTTTATTTGACAGATACAACCAGTCCTCTGGAAATCAAACTAGCAA GAGAGAGCCAGGTCGTATTTGGGGTGAAGTTGTACCCTGCTGGTGCCACGACAAATTCTCAAGATGGAGTGACTGATCTCTTTGGGAAGTGTTTACCAGTTCTACAGGAAATGGTTGAGCATAATATGCCTCTGCTG GTTCATGGAGAGGTTACAAATCCCGAGGTTGACATGTTTGATCGAGAAAAGGTTTTTATTGAAACAGTTCTAAGACCTTTGGTTCAGAAATTTCCACGATTGAAGGTCGTGATGGAACATGTTACCACCAAGGATGCTGTAAAGTTTGTTGAATCTTGCACTGAAG GATCTGTTGCAGCGACTGTCACCCCACAGCATCTTGTTTTGAACAGGAATTCTCTCTTCCAAGGGGGCTTGCAACCGCATAATTTCTGCCTTCCAGTGCTCAAAAGAGAGATCCACA GGCAGGCTCTTGTGTCAGCTGTAACAAGTGGAAGTAAAAGATTTTTTCTTGGTACTGACAGTGCTCCTCATGATAGACGAAGGAAAGAATGTTCTTGTGGATGTGCTGGTATTTACAATGCTCCTGTAGCCTTGTCAGTATATGCAAAGGTGTTTGAGAAG GAAAATGCACTTGATAAGCTCGAAGCATTTACTAGCTTCAATGGACCAGACTTCTATGGGCTTCCTAGGAACAATTCAAAGATTAAGTTGAGCAAGACGCCATGGAAGGTACCCGGATCATTCTCTTATGCATCAGGAGATATTGTTCCCATGTTTGCTGGTGAAATGCTCGACTGGTTGCCCTCTCCTCtctga
- the LOC132623335 gene encoding dihydroorotase, mitochondrial isoform X2: MELSITRPDDWHLHLRDGDVLNAVVPHSAQHFGRAIVMPNLKPPITTTAAAVAYREEILKSLPADSDFNPLMTLYLTDTTSPLEIKLARESQVVFGVKLYPAGATTNSQDGVTDLFGKCLPVLQEMVEHNMPLLVHGEVTNPEVDMFDREKVFIETVLRPLVQKFPRLKVVMEHVTTKDAVKFVESCTEGSVAATVTPQHLVLNRNSLFQGGLQPHNFCLPVLKREIHRQALVSAVTSGSKRFFLGTDSAPHDRRRKECSCGCAGIYNAPVALSVYAKVFEKENALDKLEAFTSFNGPDFYGLPRNNSKIKLSKTPWKVPGSFSYASGDIVPMFAGEMLDWLPSPL, translated from the exons ATGGAGCTCTCTATCACACGACCTGATGATTGGCATCTTCATCTTCGTGATGGTGACGTTCTTAACGCAGTTGTCCCTCACAG TGCACAGCATTTTGGGAGGGCAATAGTCATGCCAAATTTGAAGCCTCCTATCACTACCACCGCTGCTGCTGTAGCATACCGGGAAGAAATATTGAAATCTTTGCCTGCCGATAGTGATTTCAATCCTCTTATGACACTTTATTTGACAGATACAACCAGTCCTCTGGAAATCAAACTAGCAA GAGAGAGCCAGGTCGTATTTGGGGTGAAGTTGTACCCTGCTGGTGCCACGACAAATTCTCAAGATGGAGTGACTGATCTCTTTGGGAAGTGTTTACCAGTTCTACAGGAAATGGTTGAGCATAATATGCCTCTGCTG GTTCATGGAGAGGTTACAAATCCCGAGGTTGACATGTTTGATCGAGAAAAGGTTTTTATTGAAACAGTTCTAAGACCTTTGGTTCAGAAATTTCCACGATTGAAGGTCGTGATGGAACATGTTACCACCAAGGATGCTGTAAAGTTTGTTGAATCTTGCACTGAAG GATCTGTTGCAGCGACTGTCACCCCACAGCATCTTGTTTTGAACAGGAATTCTCTCTTCCAAGGGGGCTTGCAACCGCATAATTTCTGCCTTCCAGTGCTCAAAAGAGAGATCCACA GGCAGGCTCTTGTGTCAGCTGTAACAAGTGGAAGTAAAAGATTTTTTCTTGGTACTGACAGTGCTCCTCATGATAGACGAAGGAAAGAATGTTCTTGTGGATGTGCTGGTATTTACAATGCTCCTGTAGCCTTGTCAGTATATGCAAAGGTGTTTGAGAAG GAAAATGCACTTGATAAGCTCGAAGCATTTACTAGCTTCAATGGACCAGACTTCTATGGGCTTCCTAGGAACAATTCAAAGATTAAGTTGAGCAAGACGCCATGGAAGGTACCCGGATCATTCTCTTATGCATCAGGAGATATTGTTCCCATGTTTGCTGGTGAAATGCTCGACTGGTTGCCCTCTCCTCtctga